In Carettochelys insculpta isolate YL-2023 chromosome 3, ASM3395843v1, whole genome shotgun sequence, the genomic stretch CAAGCGCCCAGACTTTCGGGCTGGCGGCGACAAGCCGGAGCCGAAGGAAGGAGCACATCCgacccgcccccccagctcagaCCCGAGCCGCCTCGCCAGGACGTGGGCAACCACAGGGGAAAGGCGGGTCAGAGCCGGGGCCGACGCGGAGCCAACCCGCGCGGCGAGTGCGGGGTGCGCTGGGCCCCGCAGGCCGGGCGGGGAGCGGGGGCCCACTCGTACCTTTCCTTGGCCTCCGCAGCCCGGTCCCGCTGCCTCCGGTTTTTGAACCAGTTGCTGACCTGGGTGGTGGTGAGCCCGGTGGCCTCGGCCAGCTCCCGCTTCTCCCGCGGGGAGGGGTAGGGGTTGTGCGCGTACCACTCCCGCAGCACGCTCCGGCTCTTCTCCTTGAAGCAGTAGCTGGTCTCCTCGCCGTCCCAGATGGAGCGGGGCAGGGGGAACTTTCGGCGGACCCGGTACTTGCCCACCGCCCCTAGGGGTCGCCCCCGCAGCTTCTCCGCCTCGATGTAGTGCGccttgagccagagctgctgcagcttggggtGGTTGTGCGCCGAGAACTGGTGGCTCTCCAGGATCTTGTAGAGCTCGCGGAAGTTGCCCCGGTGGAAGGCCACCACCGCCTTGGCCTTGAGGACGCTCTCGTTCTTGTGGAGGTGCTCGCAGGCGGGGAGGGACCAGAGGAACCGGCCCAGCCGCTCGATGTTGCCCCCCTGCTGGAGCACCTCGCACACGCAGGCCACTTGCTCTTGGGTGAAGCCAAAGGTGGGCAGCATCGACATGGTGGCCCTTCCCCCGCCCCGCTCTAGCGCTCCGGGCGCGGACAAAGGACCCGCATAGACCCGGGCGGAAAGGCAGCGCCGAGCGCGGCTGTGCCCCCAGCCGGGCGGGGACCGCTCAGCGGCCGGCTCCGGAGCCGCCGGCCATCGGGAGCCCGGGAGGAGCCCGAACGCGGGAACTTTTTTTTGTAAGTCCAAGTCCGGAGCGGAACTTCGCGCGTCTATTgtctggcggcggcggcggcggcggccgtgTTTCTCCTcggcccccccaccctcctccgcCGGGATcgcccccccggccccgcagGCTTCAGCATCCTAGAGCGGCCGAGCCCCGCTCCCCCGGCCCTCTCCTCCTCTCGCGCTgggttttttctgttttcataatATTATTCTAAGCGGGCATGAAAAGTGCTTATCCGCGCTCTGATTGGTCGGGTTATCTGACCCGGGGACTGCCAGGAGAACACAATCGTTTTAGGCCAATTATTCGCCATGGCGACGCTGTCAATCAGGGGTAACCTGATCTGTTTTGAGGTGGCTCCCCGGCTGGGCTGACAGATTGCTCCGAGCCACTCGGAGGCTGCCCTGCGAACTGAGCTATTAGCCGGCGAGCCGGGGAGAGACGTTTCCGCCGGGACTGACGCTTCAGGCACCcctagagggaggcagggccggccgGGGCCAGCGGCCTGCTCGCAGGCTCTCACGGCGGGGGCGCTGCAGCACCAAAAAGTTCCC encodes the following:
- the SIX2 gene encoding homeobox protein SIX2, with protein sequence MSMLPTFGFTQEQVACVCEVLQQGGNIERLGRFLWSLPACEHLHKNESVLKAKAVVAFHRGNFRELYKILESHQFSAHNHPKLQQLWLKAHYIEAEKLRGRPLGAVGKYRVRRKFPLPRSIWDGEETSYCFKEKSRSVLREWYAHNPYPSPREKRELAEATGLTTTQVSNWFKNRRQRDRAAEAKERENNENSNSHNPLSASMNGSKTVLGSSEDEKTPSGTPDHTSSSPALLLNSNPGLQPLHGLGHPQGPSAIPVPSADPLHHHSLQDSILNPMSSNLVDLGS